One Sphingomonas kaistensis genomic window, GTGTTTCGGTACAGGCGGACGGCCGGATTACCATCGCGCACCTCGAGATGAAGGTTGTGCGCCCCCGCCATCTGTTGGTCGGCAATGAATCGTTTGAGCAATTGCGTGCCCGTGCCCGTTCCGGCGTGATCGGGATGAACCGCGATCAGCAGTAATTCGGCTTCGTCGAGGATCCGGCGGGCAAGGCTGAAGCCCGCGATTTCGTCGCCCCGACGCGCCAGCATGAGGGTCACGCCGGCCATTGGCAGGATCCCGGCGCATTGTGCGCGGGTCCAGGCTTCGCCGAAGCGGCGGTCGAAGG contains:
- the rimI gene encoding ribosomal protein S18-alanine N-acetyltransferase is translated as MSSTAPVPLVVERGGGDSLDDVMDVMTAAFDRRFGEAWTRAQCAGILPMAGVTLMLARRGDEIAGFSLARRILDEAELLLIAVHPDHAGTGTGTQLLKRFIADQQMAGAHNLHLEVRDGNPAVRLYRNTGFDIIGRRSNYYRGTDGERFDALTMALRI